Proteins encoded by one window of Lathyrus oleraceus cultivar Zhongwan6 chromosome 1, CAAS_Psat_ZW6_1.0, whole genome shotgun sequence:
- the LOC127093742 gene encoding protein MAIN-LIKE 1: MKLVRRRGADGRIPVRTLDRGASSSATEPAGYPGGSYDTSLLVKYEHHVARHLWFGEERGPKKELKVAGHGLKLTSKVPLALPPQMESWVSRSGLSSLQRTSLNKIDTNLVSAFVERWHLETSSFHMPFGEMSITLDDVACLFHLPIRGIFWSPRDVIEEVAVELVVDYLGVSHGQAQSHVRSCRGSYYKLEWLYDLFVHHRVASSWAYVTRTYILMLVGSTIFAYKTFTLVEARYLLLFTDLDGCSGYSWGAAALVTLYRYLGDASMYSCK; encoded by the exons atGAAAT tggttcgaagacgaggtgcGGATGGTAGGATTCCAGTCCGCACGTTAGACCGGGGTGCATCTTCATCTGCAACTGAGCCGGCTGGATATCCAGGAGGGtcgtacgatacgtctcttttggtgaagtacgagcatcatgttgctcgacatttatggttcggtgag gaaagaggtccaaagaaagagttgaaggttgctggacatggactgaagttgacttctaaggttccattggctcttccaccacaaatggagagttgggtatctagatccGGTTTATCTTCACTGCAGAGAACCagtctgaacaagatagacacaaatcttgtctctgcatttgtggaaagatggcatctagagacatcttcatttcacatgccgtttggtgaaatgagcattactttagatgatgtcgcatgtctatttcacttgcccatcaggggTATCTTCTGGAGTCCTCGGGATGTGATTGAAGAGGTAGCTGTTGAACTTGTTGTTGACTACCTAGGAGTGTCACACGGTCAGGCACAGTCACATGTTCGTAGCTGCAGGGGGTCGTATTacaagttggagtggttatacgatttattcgtacATCATAGAGTTGCTTCCAGCTGGGCATATGTGACTAGAACATATAtattgatgttggtgggttccaccatatttgcttataagacctttacacttgtagaggcacgatacctcctcctgtttacggacttggatggatgttcaggatatagttggggagcagctgcactGGTTACCCTCTACagatatcttggagatgcgtccatgtacAGTTGCAAATAG